Genomic segment of Andrena cerasifolii isolate SP2316 chromosome 7, iyAndCera1_principal, whole genome shotgun sequence:
GCGGCGGAGGCAATCTGAAAATGAAGTTTGAAAAGCCGCGGAGGAGGGAGGAAAGTAGTCGGGCTTAAGTAGAAGGGCGGGGAGGGAAACGCGGGTCCAGCAATTTCCCGATGCAATAACAGGCCCTTGTTCGCGCAAAACGGGCACGATAAAGCCCCGGGATATTGCCTTATTCAACGGCCGTTGAACGGGACGGAGTGGCTGCAAAGAGGCTTTGTTGCGCTCTCTTCCTTTTCCTTCGTCGCGCGGGAAAGAAAAGCTCGTAGGTCTACTTAACCCTTGCAGACAAAAAGATTCGCAGGCGCGCGGGTCATACGGGCGATAGAATATACGAGAAGAGAAGCGTAAGGAGCGACGGCGGAGGTGACTCTGAATCCAACGGAGAGGATAGATTCATTCCTGCAGATTTCAGTGCCCCGATCGCGCTCCCTCGCTTTCTCTAGCTCCCTCCCGCTCGGCTTCGCGTGCGCACCTCAAGAATCTTTGAAACAGGCCAACATACTCCAAGAGAGGAGCAGCCTTCTGAATGAATTCCATTACACGAGAACCGCGGATCGATTTATCGTAAAGGCAAAGGGTCATACTTTCCGATAGTATAcgtaaaaattacaataaatattgtttGCACTCCGTAGCACTTGACAAGCATCAAGGAACTTTTACAGCTTGGCACATTCCTCTTCAAGGGCGGATTTTACCCCCTGCataccgatttcgatgaaatcgaTTTAACGAGTCGAAAAGTAGGAGGCTTAaactttaaaatggtttttATTTCATCAACTTTGCAAACATTTTAACAATGTTGTTGagcgtgaaaaatacaattattgaattcgaagcgtttcctgggcctgtgcttcgtcaatccgcacgtggcaaaacacttgagccgaccgtccgggcctaaaatcttgggacgtaactatttaccagcggtgccgtgaaatatgggctattgggccgagtcaagaccgcgtatctctagacgacataaacaaaaggagtcgcgccgttcgatgcgatttcgtggaactcagtttccctttccggtgcgtttcgtcgcccaatgccacaatcatttacagccaataggcaatagtctaccacctcttattttttaagacacacccctgcaagggctttcaaaggcttggtagagcctgaatgcaacttggaaaaccagatcgaacaaaacctctgtactatcatcatcgacagaattgcattcagcattctgagacactaccagcgcacattataactttaccaaaattcaagtgtacaagtattttcattcaattttatcagaatatattttaagtgttacgttgttacgcgctacagtgtcagtttgatttcaccactgtccttccacatacctcaatcaccgttcaattagtgaactcttgcggtggaaaaaaccgcaaggagtgtgacattgtgtcgtcggagtcttacaacctccaaagaacaagtcgacattttggccacaacaAATGTTATgggagtttgaagattttaagataGCCATGTCCTCGTTTTTGGGCCAAATACCCCACCGCGCGCTGTCCGGAGATTTATCTCGAGTACTCTTCGCTACGATTCCCTCCACGCTTTTCAGCCTCTTATTCCTCCACGCTAGACAGCTGCAACGATCTTTCTGACGCCTCTGACGCTAACGTTCGCGCCGGTAAGCAACGAAGATTGGCTATGAGAATAAACTCATCGCAGACCTGGACGGAGAAGGATCCATTGACGCCACTAGTAAGCACGGGCAGAGTTGCAACGATTTTCGAGCTTCCGCGGCGATTCATTTCGgtatttttaatatagaatgggCGCGGACGGGGCGACGGGAAATGCGCCAGCACGGTCGGGACGCAGCGTACCGCGCGTGCCGTCGCGTCGGAACAGAAAACAACGGCAGCCGAAAACCCAACAAAGGGCCATTTCGGATGATGGGTCGCCGCTACCGAGCATTCGGGAGTGTATTTTTGTTCCTCTGGCCCCGGAGGGCAAACGAATAGGGAAAGAGTAACGACGAGGCTCTGGATTATAGGAGGGACAAATCCCATAGGTCCGTGCCGCTATAAAACAATCGATGAGATACTTCTGGCCACGGATACCACCGCCACTAAAACTTTTAAAACCCACAAAGGAAACATTTAGGGGTGGCAGCTAGTGATGAACGAGCTTGCTACCCCGCCGGTAGCTCCCACCGCTGTCTTCGTGGTTCCTTCCACTATTTCTCTTTCTCCCGGCGTCCATTACTTTCCTAACTCACCCGCGGGGCGCGTAACTTCAACGACATTGCTTATTTAACCCTTTATGCTCTCCCATCGCGTACCTtcgatattattattttcaagctCCGCTCGCGGCCCTATCGCCTGGCGTCATCCCCCTACCCTGCTAAAGGGAATTAATACGTGTTTCATTTTCTTCGCAACTCGGGGACGCCAGTCGCAATTCATAACTCCGTACGCACAGTGAATTGTGCGGCACGGTGAGAAGGAAAAATGGCAGGGAAAGCCGGCGGTACTTGGTAGAGCATGGTGCAAACTTCTTAATTAATCCTATTAATTAGACGGTGAGTTGCCGTTACACCTAACGACGCACCACACCCGACGAGAACTCGTTGAGATTATATGAACTTGCGACCTGCACGGATTACCATGCAACAACTAAAACAACTAAGCCGAAACTGCGACCTTCCATTCTTCTTCTACTTGTTTGATAGCAGTAGCCGTGTAATATGAACGGGCAAATCGTAGTGCATACGCGGGTGAAGAGGTTCCGCCTTTCGTAATAGACTCTGATGCAGAACGAACTTGTTTCGCGACGGTgccacagtgtaacgagtatgtatgaaataaaattaattttccattaagatacagttatttacgtGTAATTGATAAGTTAATTGTATTtgtacacaaaaaaaatattttttaacgtacagtaattcattaaaatatattttcgaacataatttttattagttgaTCATATCGTGAAATATAATatcgtgaaataaaaatatatatattctttttaatacatttaaatacaaatatatgaaataacaaacatatgaaacaattataaaaaaataaaattaatttcttaaattcgtattgataataaatttaaaattattcattcttattacaCATCTTCATCACTAGtagttgaatctgaaggaattcaaagctcagtgtcttttaaaaacaaatattctagcacggatttgtctaatttttcgtttttattaatgtatttcttcttatatgggagcactcgggagcagatgAAGTTTACACTaaattaaagggcataaaaagaactaattgtagtaaaaaaatggaagaaccgatatgtttcgtttctttttaattctctccagaagttagaagatgcgacaaaaaaataataatctgagccactggtacgtatccatatctttaaattcaagaatttttaatttataaaattcgtttTATTTCTGAAGGGAAATGATTCTTTCGAGAAgggtatattttgcttattttcaaaaaataaagtaagaaaagaacttataaatacaacaaaaatttcCTGCGTAcagtctgtggcagcttgcgtttggttattcgactttgacTGTAATTACTAACCCTAAAAcctttatttatgttactaacTTATGATGTCGGAGGACTGTTTACtaccaattccatgaaatgaaataaaaagcttAAAAACTcaattttttgctttttgaaaGCGCGCCGCGACACTGTGCGCTGCGGCGAACGTAAGAAAAGCGAGCCACGATCGAATTGGCTGATTTTTAGCGTGAAAATCGCTCTACCGCGAACGGACGCGTCGGAAAAACTTGAAAGCTGGATTTCTAAAGATCGGCCACGGGAAAGAGAAAGGGAGGCGGAAAGGGAAAGGAGCGACGCGCACCAGTGCAAAGGaagaaaatggttggaagcgCATTCAGAGACGGAAAGGATTCCCGCGGAACGCAATTAAGTGGCGTAATGAGATTCCTGCGACGACTGTGCTGGATCGGCGTCTCTTCAACGTATGTCCGCGGCTCCGCGGGAAATTCGGAAATGGTTCAAGTTAAATGAACATTCCCGCGAGCACGAAAGAAGATAGGATATCGCCCCTCCACCTAATTAAACTCCAAAGTTGTGCCTGCAACCCCCACCCCCTCTACCCTTCTTTGTCGAAGCAGAGCGGGAAAGAAGAGACAACGACACACCCCGTGCACAATACCTTTTAACTAGAAAGGCCACTGTATAGCGGCTCATAAACTTTGCTCTTCGAATCGTCCCCTGACTTTTAACCTACCTCAACGAAGACACGGCATATTCGGGACGGCTGTGTTTATTTTAAACGAAAGCAGAGGCGGAACCGTTACCAATTAATTACGCTTCGCAGCGCGCGACGATTTCATTTCTTTCCAGTTACGTCAATTGGTCCAGCCGGGCAATAAAGACACGTATTTATATCGTCTTCAGATACGAGGCCGCGCCAGAAATTTATATGCATTTTTCCCGTCCACGTATTGCATATTTATgaaaagagaattcagtattCCGTAATTAAAATTTCACGGATTTAATTTCGCCGCGACCGACGTCTTCCGAACACTGTGCAGCGGTTCAATCTCACCAGCACATGCAGCGTGTACAGGCATACAAGAAAGTACCATGCTTAAGGGAAATGCGAATGGAAACATTTGCATTTAAAACGAGCGCGGCGGGCATTTTTATACGTGATATTACAGCTTGCGAAGAAACTTTGAACCGAAAGCACAAATATGAGCCAGGCCTTTGCCTTGTCCGCCCGACCACTTTATACAATCCTCTTCTACCGATTACCAATCACCTCGGCTCGATTCTAGTTTTGAAAAGTGTGCGCAAGACTGTCGCGTATAATAGTCGCGGGGATTCTTCGATCCATTTCGCTTTACTCTTCCTACAGCGACGAAGTAATTTGGGGGAGTTTTGCGCAGCTTACTAACCGGTTGACCGATTTCGCTGGCAACCTAATGGAAATTAGACAAGACACAGCAGAACCAGGGACTTAACTCGGACACGAAAGCGCATTATGAATCTGACAGGAGCTGTTTCAACTTTCGGGGACGGTTGGTGTACGTATATTTCGCTGCAGCACACTTATTACAGCGGCCAAAGGGAATTTCCAGCTCGCCGGTCTCGCTGTTAAACAGAAACGTAATTTTCTTAGCGACAATAAGGCGAcgataataaaaatgaatattcTATCTACGGTTGACGCGACGCCGAGGAAACAGAGGACGTTTGGAACGAAGCGGAAAAAATGTAAGGTGCATCGCCTAGCGAGACAGAGGCGCGGGGGCACAGAAGATGCGCGGCGGTAAACGCAAATTAGATCTTGAAAACGCCAGCTACGCGTTGATCAGATCGAGTTCGAGGTACAAAGACGACGTAAATTGAATTCTGGAATCGAACTGCTGCTAGTTTCGACCTAATTTCCGCGGAGCTGTCTCGCCGGAGAATCAAAATGGTAGAAGGATTTTCCGCGGCTAGGCGGGCGTGTGTTTCCTTTGGAGCATGCTCGCGTGAATTACTTTCCACGGGATGGAATGAAAGTTTCAGTAAAAGTAACAGCCCAGTCAGCGTTCGCATTCTGCTGGAGGAGAAGGCCAACCTCGCGGATCGAACTTTTAATCTGGCGACAGACGGATTCTCGTGCTTGTAATTAGGTACAAATGGCTCGAACGAGGAGACCGATGAAGATCGAGACCTTCTCAAAGGACGTTCTCATCGTGGACATAAATCAGCTCGGCGGCCACACGCGGCTCAGACTAAAAACACGTTGGACAATTTTGTCGCGGTGGGCGCCCAGTGCCCACCAAAGCATCTAATAATACGGTGCTCAGTGAAATTGCGACCCAGTTAGGCTCTGACCCACTTGGTTCAACCGTAATCATCGTCGAGTGCTCTACACGGATTGATATTAGAGGTAAACATGCCGCCGGAAGACAAGCTGCATCTAGGGTCTCGTTGGCATGGGACCATCAGCCTGCTTGGTTACCTTCGTACGCTTCGACGTGCAAACCTCGTTCCCCAGGCATTTTCGTGCAATTATTACGTGTCGTTAAGTTCGAAGCGATCCCCGCGTTACGGTAAGTCTCCTTAAAAGATGGCGGGACTTGCCACAGTGCCGTTCTGTCAACAAGATTTCAATCGAGTGCTTTATGGGTGAGCGACTCGGTGACACAGTGCGGTACCAACTGAGCAATTTACCTTCTAACAAGgcgaggttcccaggtgtccgccaccgactgctttgaattttgggtgttttagaggaccgtagaataagatatacgtgtctttttattttcgccGGCTTGACTGTTTAGGGGGTGGAACCACCCTTCAGATTTCAcaaggggtacaaaattgtgttgagtaaaatTTCATATGAAAAAACGTATCCGAAaagcaaagcaatcggaggcgggcaccaactattcttatgaactttagggggtggtttcaccccctaaacattcgagcaggtcaaaataaaaagacacgtgtttcttattttcggtcctctaaaacatatccgaaatccaaagtaatcggaggcgggcaccaactattcttatgaactttgggggtggtttcaccccctaaacattcgagcaggtcaaaataaaaagacacgtgtttcttatttttcggtcctctaaaatatatccaaaaaccaaagcaatcggagatgaacacctgaaaatcttataactttgggggtcgGTTTCACCACCCTAaaaatgaaaacgggccgctataaaaaacatgtatatcttatctttcagtcctctaaaacatatccaaaaaccaaagcaatcggagataaACACCtgcaaatcttataactttgggggtgggTTTCACCCCCCTAaaaatgaaaacgggccgctatagaAAACATGTATATCTTAtctttcggtcctctaaaacatatccaaaatttaaagcaatcggaggcggacacctgggaacctctcctcgTAAGACATAACCGCGCTACTTAGAGAAATTGTTTGCGTAAGAGGCCGTGGTTATTTTCAATACGACCGGCAAACGGGTCTTTGTACGCCAGGTACACAACAAACAGGGGGGTGGAATAAGGCTGGCTCGCGTAGCGCATCTCGTGCATACACGCCACACGCGCAACCGATGCATCTCGCGTCTATAAATAGAGCTAAACCCCGAAGGAGAACGGAGAACGGAGACCTCAGTCTGGGGGAACGACCACCGAGGTTGTTGTCAGGTCACCCCAGGTCGGGATAAATTAAATATACGATCGCCTCGATATCGTCGCTACCTCGTCGCCCATTCTTCTCTCCTCGATCAATTTCGACACGGAACGCCGGACACCAAGCATGCCGGTTTGTCAGTAAAAAATGGTTAACGAACTGCGAAATAATCCTCAGCTACAAACGCGAGAAAGGTTACGGGGCCAAAGATGCGATAAGCAGGTACGCGCGTTGGTATCTGCCTcaacgtacatacatatatatatatatatattgcgtATACTTTGTTCGGGTCTGTGGCAGGGTCGACTCGCAACTCGCAATACGAAAAAATAACGTTCCATTCGATGTCGTAAACAACATCATAAATTTGAAGGGGAACAGAGTGACCTTGCTTGTTTGTCGCGAGCAGAGGATCTGAAATTTCGAATTGTATCAGCAAGGTAGCCGAATGTTTTCGGGGCATCTGTTGCGCACGTGAGTTACGACCTAGCCGTAAGGCACCGTTCACACTATCTTCGTTACGCGAAATATACTTTACGTTCTGCGACCTATTCACCTCGCGGGGCGTATTAGTCGCGCGCGAACCTTTTCGCGTGAGGATTATGCGACACCCGAAGTACAGCGAGACTTTTCTTCTCTCGATACGTTTCGATATCTGTACACTGTAAACTGTAGACTAAAATAGACGGTACCGCGACAGAGACGGCAACACAGACGCGATAAGCGATTGCTTTGTTATTGTTTACACTGCGAGCGGCACCGCAAGTGCTGGGACAAAGGTGTGCTCCAGCTTATTCGCTTCAGTCTGGCGTGTATACAGTCGCGTCCAACGAAATAGAATAAAACACAAAGGTTACAGGGATTTTGACCCAACAAAACCCACCGTCACGGGTAGATTTTGATGAAACCGTTACATTCGCGTTTCAACGTGAAAGTGGCGCGTATATGGGTTGGATTTTGTACCCCGTCAAACGTTTCAATAGCGAGAGAAAGAACATCGGAAAAAGTTGGCGTTACAGAAAAAAACAACGACACGAAAGTAATTCGTTCGAAAAACGAATGAAATACGTTGACAAAGCTGTCCTTCTTTTTGCTCGATCGTAACGATAACAGAGGTAAAACAATAGAATGACTCACCTTTTCGAGACATTCTTGACCAATGGATTTGGGGTCGACCTGTACCTCGAGGATGAAGGAGTTTGCTTGGCTAACCAGACACCACATTTTCTTGCAGGCTGTATCCAAGGAGGTTCGGTAAACACACACCCTCTTACCCGGCAAGGACTCGAGACACGGGTTCGAGGAGGTAAGAGAAACCAAAAACCAAAATGCACCGTTCACACAGAACTCTCGACACGCGTATCTACAACGATTTTGTCTCCTGAATCGCGACTGGTCGGTGACCGGTCTCACCCGGTACGTTCTTAATCATAACAGATTTAAAACGCGTACGCGTGCACAGCTGTCACTGCGTCCTCACACACGACCTCGTAGATCGGCAACGTGCTCACGCTCCTACTACCCGAACGCGTCTCGTCGGCTTCCATTTCTCGGTGCAGAATGGCACACGTACTGACCGCTCCGCGCTGCCACGATTAGTTCGCGAAATCGAATCACCTTTCGGTCCCTATACAGTGGCGCTAGTGTTGTGAACGTACGTTGCACACACTCGCGCAGCCCCCCACCCCGCAAACCCCACACACATCGTCCGTGAGCGCGATTCCTCGAGtaaggttaggttaggtttacaCAGCTGattccccctccccccaccatCTCCCGAatcttttcttttctatttgaaCGTGCAACCAATCGCAAGCTACGTAAACGGAAACGACCAATTATGTTGCGCTCGAAAATTTCTCCGCAATTATATATGCGCTACAAAATGAAAGCTACcttgaaatttagattttaagaAAATGTCTCGGGTTTCACCGAATCAATGCATGCACGAATAACTTCTTTATTATACATCCTTCCTAATTTACAATCGTCCTACTTGGGGTTTCGTTTTTTGGCAAATAACGGGGCAAATACGCTTTGTACATATATACAATCTTGAATGCTACCCCGCGAATGCTAGACAAttgtgaaatgttttcgtaATGACTATATTTACGTAATAACGTCGCAAATTACGCAACAGCAAAAGCGAAATTTGACGCGCTTTCGTTCCCCTTTGAAGCTCCAATACAGTATATTGAATATGATGTTTCCACATAGTAGAGGTATGTATGATTAAGGCTACAATAGTTTTTTGCGGTTTTTATTGTTGAACATTAATACTGTTATGGGGTCGGAGCTTCCATACCCTTAGAGTCCGAGAGAACGGAGGAACCAGACATACCTGATAAGATCGCGAATTCGTGAATCCCAGTACTCTCTCTTAGTACTCTGTTACTTCTCTTTTCGCGGCCCCTATACACTACAGATTAACCAGCTCATAGAGACAGGGTATACACATGAGGTATATCTATTGTTTCGTGTAACTTAACGAAGCTTAAACATTTCaaacaaaacaaatattgtatttgtttgtACATCGTCGCGCGAACCACGTTTGGCCGGGAGCTTGCCAGTGATTCTTGGGAGGCTGTACAAGTTATTTTAATCACATTTTATGTCCTCGATGTAACAGAATTATGGAATGACATCTACAACATACATTTAATGTTGCACAATTTTTTGGTCATTCAGCCCCGAAGATGGGGCAAAATCCCAAAATTACGCCCGGGACGGAGAATCCCGGGCGTAACAActtctttaatacatttatACTACTATCGTGTTGCAACTACGATATAATTCTTAAACTTTCCAACATGGTGGCAGAAGCTCGGCATAATTACGATTACATTTATTGTCGTGTAGCAACTGCGGAAAAAATTCTAATAATTCGAGTACCACCATCTACGATTAAAAGGTATACGCTTTCTTCTTTGATAAAAGTACAACGTGATGGCGATGGATACACTTTCAGAGATATGGTAAAGGAAAATACTTAATGTACATTTATAGCAtaagatataatatttataattagcCGATGAATTTCGTGCGATTTAAATTTCGTAGCGGTAATTCTTGTGCAACTCCGGTTTAAGGTCGCACACCAAGTCCATGATATTAAGCATAACCTACGCAACATAAATCACAGATATCAAAAATATTCTCAGCTGAAAACTGTTCGTAATATCTACGTACTAAGATACAGTCACTTACACTCTCTTTATGAACAGACACAGCCTGATTCATTTCTTCTATTTTCACTTTCGTGTCAGCCTCTATGCGCGCGGCAACGTCTTCTTTTGATCCCATATACTAAAcgacagagcggagaaagtATTACGCACGATACCACGCAATCTTTAGCTGAAAAGATGTTGGAACTTAGAACTAATTACCTTGGCTTCAAACTCGCGAAATTGTCTTTCTCGTTCTTGCCTATACTTCTCGATCTCATCCTGAGCTTCTTCCTTCGCCTGCTTCAACCGGCGTGCTTTGCCTGGGAGGAAAATTACCTTACAGCTTCAACTTTCTTACAACAGTTTCAACAATCTTACAAAAGTCTGTTAAACGAACGTTACAATAATCTTAATAATGGCTAGGCGAGGCTTATCAAAGAAAATTGTCTAACACTATAGTCGCGTACCTTTTACTTGAACGTATAATCGAAATAAGACACGAGTGTCTAAGCGGACGACGTAATCTTAATAGATATAAATTGAAACATCAATTTTTAGTGTATTTGAAAGGTTACACCCATTTAAACGGAGTCTCAGGGTCAGCGAAGAGTTGAGCATAACGCGCGACACACATACACATTAAAATATGAATTATAATGCTTGGATAGGAACTCACGTTTTCTGGCATCTGAAACTTTCTCCGCAGCTCTTTTCTCGGCTGTCAGAAGCTGTTGAATACCTTGCGTCTGGCTGGCCATCTTTGCAACGAACGAACAGAACTCTGTTCTGAAGACAAGAATCACAAATCGATCATATGACTTTGGAGTTTCCGTTGTTTGCCCCGCCTTAAACGGTGGCGCTCTACCTTGTGCTCTCACGTGGTTAGTCGCCTCGTACATTTAACGAATCGAAATATAATTAATAGAATACGAAGGAGTACTCAAAATCTATCAAAAagctaatataaaaaataaatacacagGTCATGCAATAACATATTAATTTTACTATCCAAATTTTGTTATATACTACGCGCACTTTTTTATGAACTACATTTCAAATCGTTTCTCGCGCCATTCGATATTTCGATTCTCGAATCAGTTTTCCAAGCTTCGGAACAAGCGAGAACTTAGGTATATCCttcagaaattttaaattatggACGATTTTTTATCAGTTCAGTGTTATTTCGGGTCAGTCTTAACGTGAGTGTGTCAAGTTATTGGCGGAGCAGCTTGAGGAGGGTTTCGCTGTAAATGTgagttttcttattattttacgtTTATACTTTTGCCGATTGTTTGGCTGATCGTTTCTCAGGGGTTCTACATATATTCCGTACGCAGGAAAATGATGCATTTTCATTTACTAATTACTGTTTCGTAAAGGCAATCGGTTAGAAAGttctattaaatatatttaatatggatATAGATAACACATTTAATGTACAACGGGTATAAATGATGATAAATTATCTCATTTACAAAAGGGGAAGCACAAGGGGATTTCCAAATCTTAAAGTATACGATTTCCTTGTACATTCTGCCTGTTGTTCAATACAATTTTCTCTTGCCGTTTCTTTTCCTCCTTAAATGCTTCTGTGTTTGCTTTTCGTTCTATTCTTCTTTCCTGTAATTCACATtcagatgtttaactattgccTCTGATCatgaatattgaaaattaacaaaCGGATCA
This window contains:
- the Vha13 gene encoding V-type proton ATPase subunit Vha13, which encodes MASQTQGIQQLLTAEKRAAEKVSDARKRKARRLKQAKEEAQDEIEKYRQERERQFREFEAKYMGSKEDVAARIEADTKVKIEEMNQAVSVHKESVMLNIMDLVCDLKPELHKNYRYEI